Proteins found in one Pseudochaenichthys georgianus chromosome 13, fPseGeo1.2, whole genome shotgun sequence genomic segment:
- the LOC117456989 gene encoding odorant receptor 131-2-like — MHNPNELTGNATSHTSLSVIIKVCVVIPFFCIFLCCIVVMLCIFATNRHFLDTSRYILFAYMLINDTLQLLSSVILFLLVMCLVTFPTVYCVPLLLLSTSTFMNTTLILATMSLERYVAIIYPLQRPEAWCSDRIWIIILSIWFLSFIFPMIEYSIGERDPAVDILSTPVLCKPIYINSSPIQALFQAAVNILFFAVVSVVILFTYIKILLKTRNMRQGKVSASKAKHTVLLHGFQLLLCMLAFTLPITESIMAPHVSWPPEDIAFFNYFCFILIPRFLSPLIYGFRDQTLRDCFGKTFLCCSNKANPV; from the coding sequence ATGCATAATCCGAATGAATTAACAGGCAATGCAACGTCACACACAAGCCTCTCTGTGATCATCAAGGTGTGTGTGGTCATCCCTTTCTTCTGCATCTTCCTCTGTTGCATTGTTGTCATGCTGTGCATCTTTGCAACTAACAGGCACTTCCTGGACACCTCCCGTTATATCCTGTTTGCCTACATGCTGATTAACGACACTCTCCAGCTCTTGTCCTCTGTGATCCTTTTCCTCTTGGTCATGTGTCTGGTAACATTTCCTACTGTCTACTGTGTTCCTCTGCTGTTACTTTCCACTTCCACATTCATGAACACAACTTTAATCCTGGCCACTATGTCACTGGAGCGCTATGTGGCGATCATCTACCCACTGCAGCGCCCAGAAGCCTGGTGCTCTGACCGTATCTGGATCATAATTCTGTCCATTTGGTTTCTCAGCTTTATTTTCCCTATGATTGAATACTCTATTGGGGAAAGAGATCCTGCTGTGGATATCCTCTCCACACCTGTGCTCTGCAAACCCATTTATATCAACTCATCTCCAATACAGGCATTGTTCCAAGCTGCTGTTAATATTCTCTTCTTTGCAGTAGTATCTGTTGTTATCCTCTTTACATACATAAAAATCCTGCTGAAAACAAGAAATATGAGACAGGGTAAGGTTTCTGCCAGCAAAGCCAAGCACACTGTGCTGCTGCACGGCTTTCAGCTGCTCCTGTGCATGTTGGCCTTCACTCTTCCCATCACTGAAAGTATCATGGCGCCACATGTCAGCTGGCCACCAGAGGATATCGCCTTTTTTAATTATTTCTGTTTCATCCTTATACCACGCTTTCTCAGCCCACTAATCTACGGCTTTAGAGATCAGACGCTCAGGGACTGCTTTGGGAAAACCTTTCTCTGCTGCTCAAACAAAGCCAACCCAGTGTAA
- the LOC117456990 gene encoding odorant receptor 131-2-like, with protein MHNLTELTGNATSHTSLSVIIKVCVVIPFFCIFLCCIVIMLRIFATNRHFLDTSRYILFAYMLINDTLQLLSSVILFLLVMCLVTFPTVYCVPLLLLSTSTFINTTLILATMSLERYVAIIYPLQRPAAWRSDRIWIIILSIWFLSFIFPMIEYSIGERDPAVDILSTPVLCKPIYINSSPIQAFFRAAVNILFFAVVSVVILFTYIKILLKTRKMRQHKVSASKAKHTVLLHGFQLLLCMLAFTLPITESIMAPHVSWPPEDITFFYYFCFILIPRFLSPLIYGFRDQTLRDCFGKTFLCCSNKANPV; from the coding sequence ATGCATAATCTGACTGAATTAACAGGCAATGCAACGTCACACACAAGCCTCTCTGTGATCATCAAGGTGTGTGTGGTCATCCCTTTCTTCTGCATCTTCCTCTGTTGCATTGTTATCATGCTGCGCATCTTTGCAACTAACAGGCACTTCCTGGACACCTCCCGTTATATCCTGTTTGCCTACATGCTGATTAACGACACTCTCCAGCTCTTGTCCTCTGTGATCCTTTTCCTCTTGGTCATGTGTCTGGTAACATTTCCTACTGTCTACTGTGTTCCTCTGCTGTTACTTTCCACTTCCACATTCATAAACACAACTTTAATCCTGGCCACTATGTCACTGGAGCGCTATGTGGCGATCATCTACCCACTGCAGCGCCCAGCAGCCTGGCGCTCTGACCGTATCTGGATCATAATTCTATCCATTTGGTTTCTCAGCTTTATTTTCCCTATGATTGAATACTCTATTGGGGAAAGAGATCCTGCTGTGGATATCCTCTCCACACCTGTGCTCTGCAAACCCATTTATATCAACTCATCTCCAATCCAGGCATTTTTCCGAGCTGCTGTTAATATTCTCTTCTTTGCAGTAGTATCTGTTGTTATCCTCTTTACATACATAAAAATCCTGCTGAAAACAAGAAAGATGAGACAGCATAAGGTTTCTGCCAGCAAAGCCAAGCACACTGTGTTGCTGCACGGCTTTCAGCTGCTCCTGTGTATGTTGGCCTTCACTCTTCCCATCACTGAAAGTATCATGGCGCCACATGTCAGCTGGCCACCAGAGGATATcacctttttttattatttctgtttCATCCTTATACCACGCTTTCTCAGCCCACTAATCTACGGCTTTAGAGATCAGACGCTCAGGGACTGCTTTGGGAAAACCTTTCTCTGCTGCTCAAACAAAGCCAACCCAGTGTAA
- the LOC117456988 gene encoding odorant receptor 131-2-like, which yields MHNLTELTGNATSHTSLSVIIKVCVVIPFFCIFLCCIVVMLRIFATNRHFLDTSRYILFAYMLINDTLQLLSSVILFLLVMCLVTFPTVYCVPLLLLSTSTFMNTTLILATMSLERYVAIIYPLQRPAAWRSDRIWIIILSIWFLSFIIPMIEYSIGERDPAVDILSTPVLCKAIYINSSPIQGLFQAAVNILFFAVVYVVILFTYIKILLKTRKMRQDKVSASKAKHTVLLHGFQLLLCMLAFTLPITESIMAPHVSWPPEDIAFFNYFCFILIPRFLSPLIYGFRDQTLRDCFGKTFLCCSNKANPV from the coding sequence ATGCATAATCTGACTGAATTAACAGGCAATGCAACATCACACACAAGCCTCTCTGTGATCATCAAGGTGTGTGTGGTCATCCCTTTCTTCTGCATCTTCCTCTGTTGCATTGTTGTCATGCTGCGCATCTTTGCAACTAACAGGCACTTCCTGGACACCTCCCGTTATATCCTGTTTGCCTACATGCTGATTAACGACACTCTCCAGCTCTTGTCCTCTGTGATCCTTTTCCTCTTGGTCATGTGTCTGGTAACATTTCCTACTGTCTACTGTGTTCCTCTGCTattactttccacttccacATTCATGAACACAACTTTAATCCTGGCCACTATGTCACTGGAGCGCTATGTGGCGATCATCTACCCACTGCAGCGCCCAGCAGCCTGGCGCTCTGACCGTATCTGGATCATAATTCTGTCCATTTGGTTTCTCAGCTTTATTATCCCTATGATTGAATACTCTATTGGGGAAAGAGATCCTGCTGTGGATATCCTCTCCACACCTGTGCTCTGCAAAGCCATTTATATCAACTCATCTCCAATCCAGGGATTGTTCCAAGCTGCTGTTAATATTCTCTTCTTTGCAGTAGTATATGTTGTTATCCTCTTTACATACATAAAAATCCTGCTGAAAACAAGAAAGATGAGACAGGATAAGGTTTCTGCCAGCAAAGCCAAGCACACTGTGCTGCTGCACGGCTTTCAGCTGCTCCTGTGCATGTTGGCCTTCACTCTTCCCATCACTGAAAGTATCATGGCGCCACATGTCAGCTGGCCACCAGAGGATATCGCCTTTTTTAATTATTTCTGTTTCATCCTTATACCACGCTTTCTCAGCCCACTAATCTACGGCTTTAGAGATCAAACGCTCAGGGACTGCTTTGGGAAAACCTTTCTCTGCTGCTCAAACAAAGCCAACCCAGTGTAA